The genomic segment GTACCTACCTTGCTTGGATGCGAACAGGGATCGCTCTTTTAGGCTTTGGTGTTGTTATTGTGCGTTTGCGTGCCTTCCATGTACCTTTAGTACCGCGTCCTGGCAACGGCTGGAAGTTAGGTTTAGTCTTCTCACTGGTGGGTTTAATTACGGTGTGGCTGTCAACGGGACACTATTTCGCTGTCCGTCGTGATATCGAAGAAGATACTTATGAACCAACAGACCGTTGGGT from the Nostoc sp. GT001 genome contains:
- a CDS encoding DUF202 domain-containing protein; this translates as MQLKLKPTEEDKDXKKPGRLNPSRIRDHLANERTYLAWMRTGIALLGFGVVIVRLRAFHVPLVPRPGNGWKLGLVFSLVGLITVWLSTGHYFAVRRDIEEDTYEPTDRWVLLFSLAVMILGAGVIYFVFTTSLDPMSPLIPE